One window from the genome of Schistocerca piceifrons isolate TAMUIC-IGC-003096 chromosome 1, iqSchPice1.1, whole genome shotgun sequence encodes:
- the LOC124730936 gene encoding glutamic acid-rich protein-like, with translation MPERNDTHEGGEGREVGGRRDRRETARVSEEEEEEEEEEEEEEEEEEEEEEEEEEEEEEEEEEEEEEEEEEEEEEEEEEEEEEEEEEEEEEEEEEEDEEEEEEEEEEEEEEEEEEEEEEEEEGEGF, from the coding sequence gaagggggagaggggagagaggtggGTGGAAGGAGAGACAGGCGAGAGACAGCGAGGGTgagtgaggaagaggaggaggaagaggaggaagaggaggaggaggaagaggaggaggaagaagaggaggaggaagaagaggaggaggaagaagaggaggaggaagaagaggaggaggaagaagaggaggaggaagaagaggaggaggaggaagaagaggaggaggaagaagaggaggaggaggaagaagaggaggaggaagaagaggatgaggaagaagaggaggaggaggaagaggaggaggaggaagaggaggaggaggaagaggaggaagaggaggaagagggggaggggttttga